From the Francisella frigiditurris genome, one window contains:
- a CDS encoding GNAT family N-acetyltransferase: MKLEKAQEKDFDEMIDLWQASVETTHEFLTIKDISKLRKLIRSEYFYIQELSIEVLKNDNKVIGFLGTEGNNIEMLFISPEFFGKGIGQLLLKHAIKNKNCTKVDVNEQNPRALRFYEKYGFKVKSRSPLDSQGNPFPILHMELVNA; the protein is encoded by the coding sequence GTGAAGTTAGAGAAAGCACAAGAAAAAGATTTTGATGAGATGATAGATCTATGGCAAGCTTCTGTTGAAACAACACATGAATTTTTAACAATTAAAGATATAAGTAAGCTGAGAAAACTCATCAGATCAGAATATTTTTACATACAAGAACTTTCTATAGAAGTATTGAAAAATGATAATAAAGTAATAGGTTTTCTTGGTACAGAAGGTAATAATATTGAGATGCTTTTTATATCTCCAGAGTTTTTTGGAAAGGGTATTGGGCAGCTTTTATTGAAACATGCAATAAAAAATAAAAACTGTACAAAAGTTGATGTCAATGAACAAAATCCAAGAGCTTTAAGGTTTTATGAAAAATATGGTTTTAAAGTTAAAAGTCGCTCACCATTAGATAGTCAAGGTAATCCTTTTCCAATTTTACATATGGAATTAGTTAATGCTTAG